The following are encoded together in the Deltaproteobacteria bacterium RIFCSPHIGHO2_02_FULL_44_16 genome:
- a CDS encoding protein-L-isoaspartate O-methyltransferase — translation MKNISFPFLFFFFTLLSCSKSTSFLEKREEMVKRHVERRGITSPLILNAFRNIPREKFVLPQYQDRAYQDLELPIGEGQTLDLPYEDAVIIHALDLKPTDKVLEVGTGAGYLAALMGHIAKEVYTIEIRPGLANTARQRLQELGYQNVFVLTGDGYKGWPEHAPFDAIVLTASPDYVPEPLVEQLREGGRLVLPLGGEKKFQELVLYTKENRKLKLLKRLSGAQFVPMEGIIQEQEKK, via the coding sequence ATGAAAAATATCTCTTTTCCCTTCTTGTTTTTTTTCTTCACGCTTCTTTCCTGTTCAAAATCGACCTCTTTTCTTGAAAAACGTGAAGAGATGGTCAAACGACATGTTGAGCGTCGAGGCATCACCTCGCCATTGATCTTAAATGCTTTTCGAAATATCCCACGTGAAAAATTTGTTCTTCCTCAATATCAAGACCGTGCGTATCAAGATCTTGAACTCCCCATTGGTGAAGGACAAACGCTCGACCTTCCTTACGAAGATGCCGTGATCATCCACGCTCTCGATTTGAAACCCACCGATAAGGTCCTTGAAGTTGGAACAGGAGCCGGTTATCTCGCCGCACTGATGGGACATATTGCAAAAGAAGTCTACACGATTGAGATTCGACCTGGGCTTGCAAATACAGCACGACAACGCTTGCAAGAACTCGGATATCAGAATGTTTTTGTTCTCACCGGCGACGGTTATAAAGGATGGCCTGAACATGCACCTTTTGATGCTATTGTTCTCACCGCTTCTCCCGATTATGTTCCTGAACCTCTTGTAGAACAACTTCGAGAAGGTGGCCGACTTGTGCTCCCTCTTGGAGGAGAAAAAAAATTTCAAGAACTTGTGCTATATACAAAAGAGAACAGGAAACTCAAATTGCTGAAACGACTTTCCGGAGCTCAATTTGTTCCGATGGAAGGTATCATCCAAGAACAAGAAAAAAAATAA
- a CDS encoding tRNA (adenosine(37)-N6)-threonylcarbamoyltransferase complex ATPase subunit type 1 TsaE, whose product MKLKQMLFSSPEQTKNFARKVAALLKPRDIVILRGELGAGKTLFVQGLAEGLGVSDPELVRSPTFTLIHEYQGKLPLFHFDFYRLENVQEALALGLDEYFEGEGVSVIEWGNKFPTVLPERAYVIELKVISEAVREIILSPNIREKLQC is encoded by the coding sequence ATGAAGCTTAAGCAAATGCTCTTCTCATCACCTGAACAAACCAAAAATTTTGCGAGAAAAGTGGCGGCTTTGTTGAAGCCCAGAGATATTGTTATTCTGAGAGGAGAACTTGGCGCTGGGAAAACACTCTTTGTCCAAGGATTGGCGGAAGGGTTAGGAGTTTCAGACCCTGAACTTGTTCGGTCACCTACATTTACGCTCATCCATGAATATCAAGGGAAACTCCCTCTTTTTCACTTCGATTTTTATCGTTTAGAAAACGTTCAAGAAGCTCTTGCGCTTGGTCTTGATGAATATTTTGAAGGAGAAGGGGTCAGTGTCATTGAATGGGGAAATAAATTTCCAACAGTTCTTCCCGAGCGAGCTTATGTTATAGAACTCAAAGTGATCAGTGAAGCAGTGCGAGAAATAATTCTTTCTCCCAATATACGCGAGAAACTTCAATGTTAA
- a CDS encoding holo-[acyl-carrier-protein] synthase yields MILGIGVDLIDVRRIEGIIFRWQHRFLKRIFTEKEIHHCNNKKNPAQRFATRFAAKHAFAKALFPKGADGIHFQHIEIDQRDERPSVNLWGKVKERADAFGVKNIHLMVSHDGDYAVANVVLEG; encoded by the coding sequence ATGATTCTCGGAATCGGAGTCGATTTAATTGATGTGCGTCGCATTGAAGGGATTATTTTTCGATGGCAACATCGTTTTCTCAAGCGTATTTTTACCGAAAAAGAAATTCATCATTGTAATAATAAAAAAAATCCGGCGCAGCGATTTGCAACTCGTTTTGCGGCGAAACACGCTTTTGCAAAAGCTCTTTTTCCCAAAGGAGCAGATGGAATTCATTTTCAACATATCGAAATTGATCAACGCGACGAACGCCCTTCCGTCAATCTTTGGGGGAAAGTGAAAGAACGAGCGGATGCGTTTGGGGTGAAAAATATTCACTTGATGGTTTCGCACGACGGAGATTATGCGGTCGCAAATGTTGTCCTTGAAGGATGA
- a CDS encoding pyridoxine 5'-phosphate synthase, producing the protein MKRLGVNIDHIATLRQARLTSYPNPLEACELLAKCHVAQVTLHLREDRRHIQDRDLEMILAWGKLPVNLEMAATEEMLDIACRLKPAIVTLVPEKREELTTEGGLDVAALMSPLHSFIRRLKHAGIHVSLFIDPEFAQVNASRELGVDSIEFHTGTYSEFFETAHRDRKVERLKNSAFMAKNIGLRVCAGHGLHRENLSFLVQNIPDILEYNIGHSIIARALFVGLERAIQEIQLLLEAS; encoded by the coding sequence ATGAAACGTCTCGGTGTGAACATCGATCATATTGCGACCCTACGCCAAGCGCGGCTGACGTCATATCCAAATCCCCTTGAAGCATGTGAACTTCTTGCGAAATGTCATGTGGCTCAGGTGACACTGCATCTGCGTGAAGATCGGCGTCATATTCAAGATCGCGATCTTGAAATGATTCTTGCATGGGGAAAACTTCCCGTGAATTTAGAAATGGCGGCCACAGAAGAGATGCTCGACATTGCTTGTCGACTCAAGCCAGCGATCGTGACGCTTGTGCCAGAGAAAAGGGAAGAGTTGACAACAGAGGGCGGCCTAGATGTCGCTGCTCTTATGAGTCCGTTGCATTCTTTTATCAGAAGACTCAAGCATGCAGGAATTCACGTCAGTCTCTTTATTGATCCTGAATTCGCTCAAGTGAATGCCTCCCGAGAACTCGGAGTAGATTCCATCGAGTTCCATACTGGGACCTATAGTGAATTTTTTGAGACAGCTCATCGAGATCGCAAAGTCGAACGATTGAAGAATTCAGCGTTTATGGCAAAAAATATTGGCCTTCGCGTCTGTGCCGGACACGGACTGCATCGGGAAAATCTTTCCTTTCTGGTTCAGAATATCCCTGATATCCTCGAATACAATATTGGCCATTCCATTATTGCTCGGGCTCTTTTTGTCGGCTTGGAGAGAGCGATTCAGGAAATACAACTTCTTTTGGAGGCATCATGA
- a CDS encoding dihydropteroate synthase, with amino-acid sequence MDIGKYHLSAERSTLMAVLNVAPDSFYFHGDRCVEPDKACDKALRLIDEGADLIDIGGESTRPGASPVMLEEELQRVLPVVKAIRKHSDIPLSLDTTKAEVARQALNEGANMVNDVSAGLFDSKMLEVVASHRVPICLNHLPSSSFETMHVQRTYGDLLGEISSFFEDALKRCHQVGISSDNILLDPGIGFGGKSPQENVHILTQLHRFRSFQCPLLIGTSRKSFIGHLLDLPMEERLEATLATYSIARRHGATIFRAHDVAPTRRYLDMLDLLITEEGEEQKI; translated from the coding sequence ATGGATATTGGAAAATATCATCTCTCCGCAGAGCGATCCACGTTGATGGCGGTGCTCAATGTGGCACCAGACTCTTTTTACTTTCATGGCGATCGTTGTGTGGAACCAGATAAAGCGTGTGACAAGGCGCTTCGTCTTATTGATGAAGGAGCTGATCTTATTGATATTGGCGGTGAGTCCACTCGTCCCGGCGCTTCACCGGTGATGTTGGAAGAAGAACTGCAACGCGTTCTTCCTGTGGTAAAAGCAATACGAAAACATTCTGATATTCCTCTTTCTCTGGATACGACGAAAGCGGAAGTTGCGCGACAGGCTCTCAATGAGGGAGCGAATATGGTCAATGATGTGAGCGCCGGTCTTTTTGATTCGAAAATGCTTGAAGTGGTGGCGTCACATCGTGTTCCGATCTGTCTCAATCATCTCCCTTCCTCAAGTTTTGAAACTATGCACGTGCAACGCACGTACGGTGATCTTTTGGGAGAGATTTCTTCTTTTTTTGAAGATGCTTTAAAACGTTGTCATCAGGTGGGAATATCATCTGATAATATTCTTCTCGATCCTGGAATCGGATTTGGTGGAAAATCTCCTCAAGAAAATGTCCATATCCTGACGCAGCTTCATCGATTTCGTTCATTTCAATGTCCTCTTTTGATTGGAACATCGCGAAAATCTTTTATTGGTCATCTTTTGGATCTGCCGATGGAAGAGCGGCTTGAAGCAACGCTTGCAACGTATTCGATAGCACGTCGTCATGGAGCAACAATCTTTCGTGCTCACGATGTTGCGCCAACACGTCGCTATTTAGATATGCTCGATCTCCTCATCACTGAGGAAGGTGAAGAACAAAAAATATGA
- a CDS encoding cell division protein FtsH yields the protein MVARPRKSENNSNRHKTIALWLVIALMVLSLLHFMNQPMVNAEKIDFSVFLQALEQNQVESVTVQEDEYRGKFKSEHKNGAFFETIGPVNSERALEKLEQSDASVQYRRKRETPFWQQLLISWLPMLLLFAFFFFSMRQIQIGGGKAMSFGRSKAKLLKETQKRITFKDVAGVEEAKQELEEIIEFLKEPKKFTKLGGRIPKGVLLMGPPGTGKTLLARAVAGEARVPFFSISGSDFVEMFVGVGASRVRDLFEQGKKNAPCIIFIDEIDAVGRHRGAGIGGGHDEREQTLNQLLVEMDGFESNEGVIIMAATNRPDVLDPALLRAGRFDRRVVVPRPDLKGREEILQVHAQNKPLDKEVDLSTIARGTPGFSGADLENVVNEAALYAARHNRSVILMGDFEIAKDKVLMGSERKSMMISEEERKNTAYHEAGHTLVAKLIPGTDPIHKVTIIPRGMALGLTQQLPENERYTQNKSYCENMIAILMGGRAAEEIVFDQPTSGAGNDIERATDLARKMVCEWGMSEKLGPLSFGKKEEQIFLGREIAQHSDFSENTAEHIDTEISRIVQMNYQRAKDLIQTHREKLNALAEALLEHESLDGAQITKLLQGKKLNIKKEEVPPNKSEEPALNLA from the coding sequence ATGGTTGCTCGTCCGCGAAAAAGTGAAAACAATAGCAATCGTCATAAAACAATTGCGTTGTGGCTTGTTATTGCCCTGATGGTCCTTTCTCTTCTGCATTTTATGAACCAACCGATGGTGAATGCGGAGAAAATCGATTTTTCAGTGTTTCTTCAAGCGCTTGAACAAAATCAGGTCGAGTCCGTCACTGTCCAGGAAGATGAATACCGAGGGAAATTTAAATCAGAACATAAGAACGGTGCTTTTTTTGAAACCATTGGTCCGGTCAACAGTGAACGAGCTTTGGAAAAGTTGGAACAGAGTGATGCGAGTGTTCAATATCGTCGTAAGCGCGAAACCCCCTTTTGGCAGCAGTTGCTCATTTCATGGCTCCCGATGCTTCTTCTCTTTGCTTTTTTCTTTTTCTCCATGCGGCAAATTCAAATTGGTGGTGGCAAGGCCATGAGTTTTGGTCGTAGTAAAGCCAAACTTTTAAAAGAAACTCAAAAACGAATTACGTTTAAGGATGTTGCGGGAGTAGAAGAAGCGAAACAAGAGCTCGAAGAAATTATCGAGTTCTTGAAAGAGCCGAAGAAATTTACCAAACTCGGTGGACGTATTCCGAAAGGGGTCTTGCTTATGGGACCTCCGGGAACCGGAAAAACGCTTCTTGCACGAGCCGTTGCAGGAGAAGCGCGAGTTCCTTTCTTTTCGATTTCGGGTTCTGATTTTGTCGAAATGTTTGTTGGTGTCGGCGCTTCTCGTGTTCGTGATCTTTTTGAACAAGGAAAGAAAAATGCTCCGTGTATTATTTTTATTGATGAAATTGATGCGGTGGGACGTCATCGTGGTGCAGGTATTGGGGGTGGGCACGATGAACGTGAGCAGACGCTCAATCAGTTACTGGTTGAGATGGACGGTTTTGAATCGAATGAAGGGGTCATTATTATGGCTGCGACCAATCGACCCGATGTGCTTGATCCAGCCCTTCTTCGAGCTGGACGATTTGATCGTCGCGTGGTGGTTCCACGTCCCGACTTAAAAGGTCGAGAAGAGATTCTGCAGGTTCATGCGCAAAATAAACCGCTCGATAAAGAGGTTGATCTCAGTACAATTGCGCGAGGGACTCCCGGTTTTTCTGGAGCCGATCTTGAAAATGTGGTGAACGAAGCAGCTCTTTATGCAGCACGGCATAATCGTTCTGTCATCTTGATGGGGGATTTTGAAATTGCGAAAGATAAAGTGCTCATGGGGAGTGAACGAAAGAGCATGATGATTTCGGAAGAAGAGAGAAAAAACACAGCCTATCACGAAGCTGGCCATACTTTGGTCGCAAAACTTATTCCGGGAACAGATCCTATTCATAAGGTGACGATCATTCCACGTGGAATGGCGTTGGGCCTTACGCAGCAGCTTCCAGAGAATGAACGCTATACTCAAAATAAAAGTTATTGTGAAAATATGATTGCAATTTTGATGGGGGGACGTGCTGCGGAGGAAATTGTTTTTGATCAACCAACATCGGGCGCTGGAAATGATATTGAGCGTGCCACCGATCTTGCTCGCAAAATGGTGTGTGAATGGGGAATGAGCGAAAAATTGGGACCATTATCATTTGGAAAAAAAGAGGAACAAATTTTTCTTGGGCGTGAAATTGCGCAACACTCAGATTTTAGTGAAAACACTGCGGAACACATTGATACTGAAATTTCACGGATTGTGCAGATGAACTATCAACGAGCAAAAGATCTGATTCAAACACATCGTGAGAAGCTCAATGCATTGGCTGAAGCGCTTTTGGAGCACGAATCTCTCGATGGAGCTCAGATCACCAAACTCCTTCAAGGTAAAAAATTGAATATCAAAAAAGAAGAGGTCCCTCCAAATAAGAGTGAAGAACCTGCCTTAAACTTAGCGTAA
- a CDS encoding tRNA lysidine(34) synthetase TilS gives MMTLFPTFEKKLIDVIHPHDTMVVGVSGGVDSMALLHLLVRLAKKKSLKILVAHVNYKKRGQASDDDERFVIKISQAWGCSVFTEHWKEAEEKQNFQDAARDFRRFFFFRLAKEHQARSVVLGHHLQDQAETMLMHLMRGCGLTGMCGMSWKEMVQKIFLLRPLLDISRAEIMAYAESEKIPFREDESNHDISYKRNWVRHELLPMMEKYHPRVSSSLAQMSGYLAEDEEALLLLARECLREVTFEMSAENCVLSRALLSQYPTALRKRLLVLAYQQLTAGTLHVNADQLKKMDALVQCEEGEVLHYFLSDGWKFWRYRDRVVLGKEAAEV, from the coding sequence ATGATGACACTATTTCCAACTTTTGAAAAAAAATTGATCGATGTCATTCATCCTCATGACACTATGGTTGTCGGAGTGTCAGGCGGCGTCGATTCGATGGCGCTTCTTCATCTTTTGGTCAGACTTGCAAAAAAGAAGTCCTTGAAAATTCTGGTTGCGCACGTGAACTATAAAAAAAGAGGCCAAGCATCTGATGATGATGAACGGTTCGTGATCAAAATCTCACAAGCTTGGGGCTGTTCGGTTTTTACGGAACATTGGAAAGAGGCTGAAGAGAAACAAAACTTCCAAGATGCTGCTCGTGACTTTCGTCGTTTCTTTTTTTTCCGACTGGCGAAAGAGCATCAGGCTCGAAGCGTTGTTTTGGGGCATCATCTTCAAGATCAAGCTGAAACCATGTTGATGCATCTCATGCGCGGATGTGGTTTGACCGGCATGTGTGGGATGTCGTGGAAAGAGATGGTTCAGAAAATATTTTTGCTTCGACCTCTGCTTGATATTTCTCGCGCAGAAATTATGGCGTATGCAGAGAGTGAAAAGATTCCATTTCGCGAAGATGAAAGTAATCACGATATTTCTTATAAACGAAATTGGGTGCGTCATGAACTTCTTCCGATGATGGAAAAGTATCATCCTCGCGTCTCTTCGTCGCTTGCTCAGATGTCTGGTTATCTTGCTGAGGATGAAGAGGCTCTTTTGCTTCTTGCTCGCGAATGTCTTCGAGAAGTAACGTTTGAGATGTCAGCGGAAAATTGTGTCTTGAGTCGAGCGCTTCTTTCACAGTATCCAACAGCTCTCCGAAAACGACTTCTTGTTCTGGCCTATCAACAACTCACTGCCGGTACGCTCCATGTCAATGCGGATCAATTGAAAAAAATGGATGCGCTTGTTCAATGTGAAGAGGGAGAAGTTTTGCATTACTTTCTCTCAGATGGTTGGAAGTTTTGGCGATATCGTGATCGTGTGGTGTTAGGGAAGGAAGCCGCTGAAGTGTAA
- a CDS encoding gamma carbonic anhydrase family protein, protein MILPFEGKNPVIDPSAFVANNATLVGNVILSEQTSVWFGAVLRADTNVIQIGTRSNIQDISVLHVDEQHSIAIGKGVTVGHRAILHGCTLGDDVLVGMGAIIMNGADIGDASLIAAGALVPEGMKVPPRSLVMGMPARVKRTLTDQEVQSLTANAEHYVKAAQRYLKLK, encoded by the coding sequence ATGATTCTTCCATTTGAGGGGAAAAACCCCGTGATTGATCCAAGCGCTTTTGTTGCGAATAATGCAACGCTTGTCGGAAACGTTATTCTCAGTGAGCAGACGAGTGTTTGGTTTGGCGCTGTGCTTCGAGCAGACACGAACGTGATTCAGATTGGAACTCGGAGTAATATTCAAGATATCAGTGTTCTGCATGTTGATGAGCAACATTCCATTGCCATTGGAAAAGGGGTAACGGTTGGACATCGTGCGATTCTCCACGGTTGCACGCTTGGCGATGATGTCTTGGTCGGGATGGGGGCAATTATTATGAATGGTGCCGACATTGGTGACGCTTCGCTTATTGCTGCAGGCGCTTTGGTTCCTGAAGGAATGAAAGTTCCCCCGCGGTCGTTGGTAATGGGAATGCCGGCAAGAGTGAAGCGAACGCTCACAGATCAAGAAGTTCAGTCGTTAACGGCGAATGCGGAACATTATGTGAAAGCTGCACAACGTTATTTAAAATTAAAATGA
- a CDS encoding tRNA (N6-isopentenyl adenosine(37)-C2)-methylthiotransferase MiaB has translation MSSPQKRVYMKTFGCQMNERDSSAMQVMLQNRGFGVAVHPEEADLILFNTCTIRDKAYQKAMSDIGRARVHKHRPGVMIGICGCAAQQAKEQLLKRFHHIDFVMGPDQIFRLPMLLEEIEAGKRSSATDLIDDPGTYVFVDGITETDIHRGTAFVTIMKGCNYSCAYCIVPQVRGKEVNRDPSDILDEVKSLVCRGVKEVTLLGQNVADYKGLSASYRLSHLVRVLEEQTGIQRIRFTSPHPRDIDDTLIEAYAEVKSLCRHIHLPVQAGNNRVLKIMRRGYTREHYLQLIEKLRRCSPHLAITTDIIVGFPSETKEEFEETLQLVEAVQFDQIYAFSYSPRPGTFAQKNLSDDVLLSEKQERLSRLLEMQRRITREKNERCVGTTQDILVTHYDEESAHHCSGRSSDNRLVHFTGTAAMMGNIVNVRIVRALGNSLEGELYDNLQ, from the coding sequence ATGTCGTCTCCTCAAAAGCGTGTTTATATGAAGACTTTTGGTTGCCAAATGAATGAGCGGGATAGCTCTGCCATGCAGGTCATGCTTCAAAACCGAGGGTTTGGAGTTGCAGTCCATCCGGAAGAGGCCGATCTGATCCTTTTTAATACCTGTACCATTCGAGATAAAGCCTATCAAAAAGCCATGAGTGATATTGGTCGTGCACGCGTTCATAAACATCGACCAGGAGTTATGATCGGTATTTGTGGTTGTGCTGCGCAACAGGCAAAAGAGCAACTCCTCAAGCGTTTTCATCATATCGATTTTGTGATGGGGCCTGACCAGATTTTTCGTCTTCCGATGCTTTTGGAAGAGATCGAAGCGGGGAAGCGTTCTTCTGCGACCGATTTAATTGATGATCCTGGCACCTATGTCTTTGTTGATGGGATAACAGAAACGGACATTCATCGAGGCACAGCGTTTGTGACGATCATGAAAGGGTGCAACTATTCGTGTGCTTATTGTATTGTTCCTCAGGTCAGAGGAAAAGAGGTCAATCGTGATCCTTCTGATATTCTGGATGAGGTGAAGTCATTAGTGTGTCGTGGCGTTAAAGAAGTAACGCTTCTGGGACAAAATGTGGCTGACTACAAAGGTCTCTCTGCATCTTACCGACTTTCACATTTGGTGCGTGTCTTAGAAGAGCAGACCGGCATTCAGCGCATTCGATTCACGTCGCCACATCCGCGCGATATTGATGACACGTTGATTGAGGCATATGCAGAGGTGAAATCCCTTTGCCGCCATATTCATCTTCCAGTTCAAGCAGGAAATAATCGAGTCTTAAAAATCATGCGACGTGGCTACACGAGAGAACATTATTTGCAGCTCATTGAGAAACTGCGTCGCTGTTCTCCTCATCTTGCGATTACAACCGATATTATTGTCGGTTTCCCAAGTGAGACCAAAGAGGAATTTGAGGAGACATTGCAACTCGTCGAAGCAGTTCAATTTGATCAGATATACGCGTTTTCCTATTCGCCTCGCCCTGGAACATTTGCTCAGAAAAATCTTTCCGATGATGTTCTGCTTTCTGAAAAACAGGAACGTCTTTCACGCCTTCTCGAGATGCAACGTCGTATCACACGAGAAAAAAATGAACGCTGCGTTGGTACGACACAAGATATTTTAGTTACCCATTATGACGAGGAAAGTGCGCACCACTGTTCAGGACGAAGTTCTGATAATCGTCTCGTGCATTTTACAGGAACTGCCGCTATGATGGGAAACATCGTGAACGTTCGCATTGTGCGAGCTCTTGGGAATTCCCTTGAAGGAGAGCTGTATGACAACCTTCAGTGA
- a CDS encoding DNA mismatch repair protein MutS, whose translation MFTGDRHALRARDDKLEKIMRSEQTPMMEQYLRIKADYPDTILFYRLGDFYEMFFDDAIEAAKLLEITLTTRNKNDPEPVPLCGVPYHAAEPYIAKLIQSGKKVAICEQVEDPEIAKGIVKREVVRIITPGVVLDGDRLDAKSDNYLAAVVKTDDQFGVAFVDISTGHFVAGECHSLEALKEELLRYEPREILVSQYLAPLLSSFPLTIRNKEDFAPEHFVGACGTRPGEPRSPLHVQSFSSRALAAAAGALSYLKETQRREIDHLFSLEELGAHKTMRLDESTKRNLELLETLREREREGSLLGLLDHTKTAMGARLLRSWILSPLLESEEMNARLFAVSHFVSASLDRERLRTLLQNVYDLERLMSKIAMRTANARDLVALASSLKVLPEIKKFLSSCSGMLFEIHHDLEEFEDIVPLIENTLVEHPPFLLREGAMIKSGISAELDELRQIAHSGKDVIARMETQEKERTGISSLKIKYNKIFGYFIEVTHVHREKIPADYIRKQTLVSSERYITPMLKEYEEKVLGSEEKGCALEYGLFLELRESIAKETPRIFKTARALAILDVLLSFAYTAVDHRYICPEISDDEKLFIEEGRHPIVELLRHKERFIPNDLHLGNDAGRLLMITGPNMAGKSTIMRQTALIVLMAQIGSFVPAKRAEIGIVDRIFTRVGASDALSLGQSTFMVEMAETAVILKEATSRSLILIDEIGRGTSTFDGLAIAWAVAEELHDHIRSRTLFATHYHELIELARTKPFIRNFHVAVKDIGGEILFLRKLIPGGISHSYGLHVAKLAGFPESVLTRARGVLTQLETGQFTRAE comes from the coding sequence GTGTTCACAGGAGATCGCCACGCCCTTCGGGCTCGCGATGACAAACTCGAGAAAATTATGAGATCAGAGCAAACACCGATGATGGAACAGTATTTGCGTATCAAAGCTGATTATCCTGACACGATTTTATTTTATCGACTCGGCGATTTTTACGAAATGTTTTTTGACGACGCTATTGAAGCAGCGAAGCTGCTTGAGATTACGCTCACGACCAGAAACAAAAACGATCCTGAACCGGTCCCTTTGTGTGGAGTTCCGTATCATGCGGCAGAACCGTATATCGCAAAACTCATTCAATCGGGAAAGAAAGTAGCGATTTGTGAGCAAGTAGAAGATCCCGAAATTGCAAAAGGAATCGTGAAACGAGAAGTGGTGCGCATCATTACTCCTGGTGTGGTGCTGGATGGTGATCGACTGGATGCGAAGAGCGATAATTATCTTGCCGCAGTGGTGAAAACTGATGATCAGTTCGGTGTTGCCTTTGTCGATATTTCTACCGGACATTTTGTTGCGGGTGAATGTCATTCACTGGAAGCGCTCAAAGAGGAACTTCTTCGATATGAGCCGCGTGAAATTTTAGTATCTCAATATCTTGCTCCCTTACTCTCCTCTTTTCCGCTGACGATTCGCAACAAAGAAGATTTCGCGCCAGAACATTTTGTAGGAGCGTGTGGCACACGCCCGGGTGAGCCCCGCTCTCCCCTCCATGTTCAGTCATTCTCTTCAAGAGCGTTAGCCGCTGCCGCAGGAGCTCTCTCCTATCTGAAAGAGACACAGCGTCGTGAGATCGATCATCTCTTCTCTCTTGAAGAACTTGGTGCGCACAAGACCATGCGTCTTGATGAATCGACAAAACGTAATCTTGAGCTTCTCGAAACACTTCGCGAACGTGAACGCGAGGGGAGTCTTTTAGGTCTTCTCGATCACACTAAAACCGCGATGGGCGCGAGACTCCTGCGGAGTTGGATCCTTTCACCTCTTCTTGAATCTGAAGAGATGAACGCGCGACTCTTTGCTGTTTCTCATTTTGTCAGTGCATCCTTAGATCGAGAGCGCCTTCGTACGTTGCTTCAAAATGTTTATGATCTGGAACGACTCATGAGTAAAATTGCGATGCGCACGGCAAATGCTCGAGATCTTGTCGCTCTTGCGAGCTCGCTCAAAGTTCTTCCAGAGATAAAAAAATTTCTTTCTTCCTGTTCGGGAATGCTTTTTGAGATTCATCACGATCTTGAAGAGTTTGAAGATATTGTTCCACTGATTGAGAATACCCTTGTGGAGCATCCTCCCTTTTTGCTTCGTGAAGGAGCAATGATTAAGTCAGGTATCTCTGCTGAACTCGATGAACTTCGACAGATTGCGCACAGTGGAAAAGATGTGATTGCGCGTATGGAAACGCAGGAAAAAGAACGCACCGGTATTTCTTCGCTCAAAATTAAATATAATAAAATTTTTGGATATTTTATTGAAGTGACGCACGTTCATCGAGAAAAAATTCCGGCAGATTATATTCGAAAACAGACGCTCGTCAGTAGTGAGCGTTATATTACGCCCATGCTCAAAGAGTATGAAGAGAAGGTGCTTGGCAGTGAAGAAAAGGGCTGCGCCCTTGAATATGGTCTTTTTCTCGAGCTTCGTGAGTCGATCGCAAAGGAAACTCCTCGCATTTTCAAAACCGCTCGTGCTTTGGCAATCCTCGATGTGCTTCTCTCCTTTGCATACACAGCTGTAGATCATCGTTATATTTGTCCTGAAATTTCTGATGACGAAAAACTTTTTATCGAAGAGGGGAGACATCCGATTGTGGAATTGCTTCGTCACAAAGAACGGTTCATTCCGAATGATCTTCATCTTGGCAATGACGCCGGTCGACTTCTCATGATCACAGGGCCAAACATGGCAGGAAAATCGACGATCATGAGACAGACGGCACTCATTGTTCTCATGGCGCAGATCGGTTCTTTTGTCCCTGCGAAGCGAGCTGAGATCGGTATTGTCGATCGTATCTTTACGCGCGTTGGCGCTTCGGATGCCCTTTCGCTCGGTCAGTCAACCTTTATGGTTGAGATGGCGGAGACAGCAGTTATTTTAAAAGAAGCGACTTCTCGCAGTCTCATTCTTATTGACGAAATCGGAAGGGGGACGTCGACGTTTGATGGCTTGGCAATCGCTTGGGCTGTGGCGGAGGAGCTGCACGATCACATTCGATCACGGACTCTTTTTGCAACGCACTATCATGAGCTTATTGAGCTGGCGCGCACGAAGCCGTTTATTCGGAATTTTCATGTGGCGGTCAAAGACATTGGCGGAGAAATTCTTTTTTTACGCAAGCTCATTCCAGGCGGGATCTCTCACAGTTATGGACTTCATGTGGCAAAACTTGCTGGATTCCCGGAGAGTGTTCTGACGAGAGCGCGTGGCGTGTTGACACAACTTGAAACGGGACAATTCACTCGCGCGGAGTGA